From one Diachasmimorpha longicaudata isolate KC_UGA_2023 chromosome 8, iyDiaLong2, whole genome shotgun sequence genomic stretch:
- the LOC135165568 gene encoding zinc finger protein 236-like — protein MPHCLMKSIVRSRRPRRDIKEYRGPSNPSGASRGRGRDRGDSKSDDRALNPTEYNGLSIITRYNFTKTHSMATGLGLDFVGVEGRPREDFPPGSQGAVPPGDQVMFDRSVGGLEQVQRRPQVIVWGQRPDSEIRERVGGSQEIVEGFKVPQAQRVQNPQSWKKTKVLHFCPYCHKSFDRPWVLKGHLRLHTGERPFECPVCNKSFADRSNLRAHQRTRNHHEWQWRCEVCFKAFSQRRYLERHCPEACRKYRLSQKRE, from the exons ATGCCACACTGTCTCATGAAGTCGATCGTGAGGTCCAGGAGACCTCGGAGAGACATTAAAG AATACAGAGGACCCAGTAATCCCTCCGGGGCTTCCAGAGGACGAGGAAGGGACAGGGGAGACTCCAAAAGTGATGATAGAGCATTAAATCCTACTGAATACAACGGATTGTCTATCATAACGAGGTATAATTTCACAAAAACTCACTCGATGGCCACCGGACTGGGATTAGACTTTGTTGGAGTGGAAGGGAGACCTCGGGAGGATTTTCCCCCTGGTAGCCAAGGGGCTGTGCCACCTGGGGACCAGGTAATGTTTGATAGGAGTGTTGGGGGACTCGAGCAAGTCCAGAGGAGGCCTCAAGTCATCGTTTGGGGGCAGAGGCCGGACTCAGAGATTAGGGAGCGCGTTGGAGGGTCACAGGAAATTGTGGAGGGGTTCAAAGTGCCTCAGGCACAGAGAGTACAG AATCCTCAATCTTGGAAAAAGACAAAAGTTCTACATTTTTGTCCGTATTGTCATAAAAGTTTTGATCGCCCTTGGGTGCTGAAGGGACACCTGAGGCTTCACACGGGGGAAAGACCATTCGAGTGTCCGGTGTGCAATAAATCATTTGCTGACAG ATCAAATTTACGAGCTCATCAGAGGACGCGAAACCACCACGAGTGGCAATGGCGGTGCGAAGTTTGCTTCAAAGCGTTTTCCCAGAGAAGATACTTGGAGCGTCATTGCCCAGAGGCATGTCGTAAATACAGACTATCACAGAAGAGAGAATAA
- the LOC135165640 gene encoding vitellogenin receptor-like, which yields MSLLPLPDELYLITASWIRISAQIIIEVPSKNHRSPDRNRKYFIELIQNNEKRKRTKQIFLYNKETQHLILVMKLKMATVPWVLAGVLLTLFKPISAGSCTPHFDCGNGRCIQQSYVCDGDKDCPDGSDERNCARSGKCDKGFRLMMNRFCVDINECSEIPPVCDHKCQNTQGSFMCSCERGHELQSNGRSCRVKREKGSALLIFSTKTEIHGFNLTSKKAYTPLKKTMTHVGGVSLDSMYIYWADVRREEEGIFRAFANGTHADVIAIAGVGTPEEIAVDWVTGNIYFTDSLYKRIGVCSRAGSHCTAIIVEETEKPRGLALHPMTKKMYWSDWGHEPHISTAGMNGKSRSTLVTDHLGWPNGLTIDYSNSRLYWVDAKLKIVQSIKLDGTDRTTVLHTAVTHPFSIAVFEDKLFWSDLRMKSIHHCDKLTGKDEKILLQEANEIYGIHIHHPVLKPRFQNPCNSAGCEEVCLLAVDENYNCACSLDKELGYDGKSCKRLKNINQHMIIATGNVFLDYRHDILGRPHWDRITTSHHFAEIYDTINRNSLSNGNQIMFDEITRIYKSDKIIGGVAFDYIGNNLYVADVQEKRIEIMSLSTLERTYFTFSEEPRSILLIPEKSIMFVAFCTTSSCHIDKMSMAGSERTRFLKNNFRGPRVALAFDSETNRIFLADQGTGRIESVSLDGKDRKLLYLHLNKPASLAILGDEVFWTLQNSTTIFWSNKTKTFTGKKRFNLPITEVDVMHLLTTGFRNHSSEEVHRCQVNNGGCSHVCLVETFKSRVCKCPSAMIVDTDGETCLLDSACPADEFECSYDHTCISRALRCDGVDDCYNGADEENCSSCSMDEFMCENLKCVTKWLMCDGHDDCGDNSDEKDCPQRQETSSSIPMVEEALGSAVGLTAATNDDIKKICSSTDDIEPLDKQQSSELLGTINELKLITRDGPAGGLMGRVLAVDWITHHIYFLDEEKPGGIKSCSFNESKPALIVHAMNSGLISSFVMEPRSGWLFWGQRNMTESGGFHGDIWRSDLDGRNLMNIAEGVGVVSGMAIDHERCMLYWIDTSLQVIERTKLDGSGREVFLRQQFQQPVTISIYGDSFYWVMGSSGILQKCSVIGQGPCMPVLMKNHLGQGLFAIPRGSKEPIDDGTAAPVTDRFWRTVDGITTLALADDESTDNPNDAALTAGPLDEQP from the exons ATGTCTCTTCTGCCTCTCCCAGATGAGCTTTATCTGATCACTGCGTCCTGGATACGGATATCGGCACAAATAATCATCGAGGTGCCgtcaaaaaatcatcgaagtCCTGATCGAAAC aggaaatatttcattgaactAATACAAAACAATGAGAAGAGGAAAAGAACGAAGCAAATCTTCTTATACAACAAGGAGACCCAACACCTCATTCTTGTCATGAAACTG AAAATGGCAACTGTTCCCTGGGTATTAGCAGGCGTGCTCCTGACTTTGTTCAAACCCATCT CGGCCGGCTCTTGTACTCCTCATTTCGACTGCGGCAACGGAAGATGTATCCAGCAGTCATACGTCTGTGATGGAGACAAAGACTGCCCCGACGGCTCAGACGAACGCAACTGCGCAAGAAGCGGCAAATGCGACAAGGGTTTTCGCCTAATGATGAATCGCTTCTGCGTAGACATAAACGAGTGCTCGGAGATACCTCCAGTCTGCGATCACAAGTGTCAAAATACACAGGGAAGCTTCATGTGCTCCTGCGAACGAGGTCATGAGCTTCAGTCGAACGGCCGGTCCTGTCGagtgaagagagaaaaaggaAGCGCTCTTCTGATTTTCTCCACCAAGACGGAAATCCACGGTTTCAATCTGACATCGAAGAAAGCTTATACTCCCCTGAAAAAGACGATGACCCACGTGGGTGGTGTCTCCCTGGACTCTATGTACATCTACTGGGCGGATGTGAGAAGAGAAGAGGAAGGAATATTCCGAGCGTTTGCTAATGGCACCCACGCCGATGTCATTGCAATCGCAGGTGTGGGAACTCCCGAAGAAATAGCTGTCGACTGGGTGACCGGAAACATCTACTTCACGGACAGTCTCTACAAGCGGATAGGAGTCTGCTCGCGGGCAGGTTCCCATTGCACAGCAATAATAGTGGAAGAAACAGAAAAACCTCGAGGACTTGCCCTCCATCCCATGACCAAGAAGATGTACTGGAGCGACTGGGGACACGAGCCCCACATCTCCACAGCAGGAATGAACGGTAAATCTCGTTCGACTTTGGTGACTGATCATCTGGGCTGGCCCAACGGTCTCACCATTGACTATTCAAACTCGAGGCTCTATTGGGTGGATGCTAAACTGAAGATCGTCCAGTCCATCAAACTCGATGGAACAGATCGAACGACAGTGCTGCATACAGCTGTCACCCATCCCTTCTCCATTGCTGTATTCGAGGACAAGTTGTTCTGGAGTGACTTGAGGATGAAGAGCATTCATCATTGCGACAAGCTCACTGGGAAGGACGAGAAGATTCTTCTCCAAGAAGCCAACGAGATCTACGGAATTCACATTCATCATCCTGTGCTGAAGCCCAGATTTCAGAATCCTTGCAATAGTGCAGGGTGTGAAGAGGTGTGTCTGCTGGCTGTTGATGAGAACTATAATTGTGCCTGCAGTCTTGATAAAGAACTTGGGTACGATGGAAAGAGCTGCAAGCGGTTGAAAAACATTAATCAACACATGATCATCGCTACTGGAAATGTTTTCTTGGATTATCGTCATGATATCCTGGGGAGGCCCCACTGGGACAGAATCACCACCTCTCATCACTTTGCTGAGATCTACGACACCATCAATCGTAATTCATTGAGTAATGGTAATCAGATAATGTTCGATGAGATCACTCGGATCTATAAAAGTGACAAGATAATCGGAGGTGTAGCATTCGATTATATCGGGAATAACTTGTACGTGGCGGATGTACAGGAGAAAAGAATAGAAATAATGAGTTTGTCTACGTTGGAGAGGACTTATTTTACCTTCTCCGAAGAACCTAGATCTATTCTACTAATTCCAGAGAAGTCCATCATGTTCGTCGCATTCTGCACGACATCCAGCTGTCACATCGACAAAATGTCGATGGCAGGAAGTGAAAGAACAAGATTTCTCAAGAATAATTTTCGAGGCCCACGAGTTGCTCTGGCCTTCGACTCCGAGACGAATAGGATCTTCTTGGCGGATCAGGGAACAGGAAGAATTGAGAGCGTTTCTCTCGATGGAAAAGATAGAAAGCTACTGTATTTACATTTAAACAAACCTGCAAGCCTGGCGATTCTCGGTGATGAGGTTTTTTGGACTCTCCAGAACTCCACGACGATTTTCTGGTCGAACAAGACGAAGACGTTCACCGGGAAGAAACGATTTAACCTGCCAATTACAGAGGTCGATGTTATGCATCTGTTAACAACGGGCTTTAGGAATCATTCGTCAGAGGAGGTACATCGATGCCAGGTCAACAATGGTGGATGCTCTCACGTGTGTTTGGTGGAGACCTTTAAATCTCGTGTCTGCAAATGCCCATCAGCGATGATTGTTGATACAGATGGGGAGACTTGTCTGTTGGATTCCGCCTGTCCAGCTGATGAATTTGAATGCTCTTACGATCACACTTGCATCAGCAGAGCTTTACGTTGCGATGGGGTTGATGACTGCTATAATGGGGCTGATGAGGAGAACTGCAGTAGCTGTTCAATGGACGAGTTCATGTGTGAGAATCTAAAATGCGTGACAAAATGGCTGATGTGCGATGGCCATGATGACTGTGGGGATAATTCTGATGAGAAAGACTGTCCCCAGCGGCAAGAGACAAGCAGTTCAATACCTATGGTCGAAGAAGCTCTTGGTAGTGCCGTCGGGCTGACGGCTGCCACCAACGACGACATCAAAAAGATTTGCTCGAGCACAGACGACATCGAACCACTTGATAAACAGCAGAGCTCGGAGCTTCTTGGGACGATTAACGAGTTGAAACTCATAACCAGGGACGGTCCAGCAGGTGGACTTATGGGGAGAGTTCTTGCTGTGGATTGGATCACTCATCATATTTACTTTTTGGATGAAGAAAAACCAGGAGGGATCAAATCCTGCAGCTTCAATGAAAGCAAGCCTGCTTTGATTGTCCATGCCATGAACTCTGGGCTCATTTCATCGTTCGTGATGGAACCAAGGAGCGGGTGGCTCTTTTGGGGACAGAGAAATATGACTGAGTCTGGTGGCTTTCATGGTGACATCTGGAGAAGTGATTTGGACGGGAgaaatttgatgaatatcgCTGAGGGAGTTGGAGTCGTTTCTGGGATGGCTATTGATCACGAACGCTGTATGTTGTATTGGATTGACACTTCTCTTCAGGTGATCGAACGAACGAAGCTTGATGGCTCTGGTCGAGAGGTCTTCCTCAGGCAACAATTCCAACAGCCTGTGACTATTAGCATTTACGGAGACTCGTTTTACTGGGTGATGGGGTCTTCCGGAATCCTCCAAAAGTGTTCAGTCATAGGACAAGGACCGTGTATGCCTGTTCTGATGAAGAATCATTTGGGACAGGGATTGTTTGCTATTCCTCGAGGTTCCAAGGAACCCATTG ACGATGGTACCGCAGCTCCCGTCACTGACAGGTTTTGGCGCACAGTAGATGGTATCACCACGCTAGCCCTTGCGGATGATGAGTCCACTGATAACCCCAATGATGCAGCTCTCACGGCAGGCCCATTGGATGAGCAACCATGA
- the LOC135164960 gene encoding vitellogenin receptor-like has translation MARINLIFTCVLCLCYQAISSEYCKPPDWFQCKNTRCVSSSFRCDGDNNCGDFSDERDCLDTPDSPPTPEPKQCSPDEFRCNNGNCIPLTKFCNNINDCYDNSDEHEDCTANKTCIANEFRCFDGHCVQERWVCDGQVDCPDHSDEYNCTRHPPENCTLANGFYKCNNNRCIPLNSTCSSFNECGDNSDENSTLCNTALEACKKANCSHSCQPTPRGPACTCPPGYRMINATCEDINECLENPQLCDQHCINEPGTYSCLCDIAYDLQDDHRTCKVAKDRGDALLVFSSKTEIRGFYLSDNEVYFPIATNLRHVVAVSLDATYIYWSDIKTGDEAIFRAFEDGQKAEVIVSAGLGVPEEIAVDWITGNIYFTDSLYKRIGVCTNSGSHCAVIITEDTDKPRGLALHPATGELYWSDWGDRPHISRAEMNGKAMVPMVTEGLGWPNGLTIDYPNARLYWVDAKMRIIESVNLDGTDRRAVLRTVATHPFSIVVFEDRLFWSDWKTKSIHHCNKFTGKGEKTLLEKVDEIYGIHIYHSVLKPDHHNPCNLHECEGVCLLAANHTHTCACSPDRTLGNDGKSCQRLKDAKHQHLVIATGRFFLDYYHQILGKPEVKGHYTFQDISSATYDPIRESIIVVDQKSQTVNRFKPSSEEYSRLFEVTHQVIGGMAFDHLGNNLYWSDVERKIIVIRSLTTSNETLLRFTEQPSSILLIPEIGTMYVTFCSTSTCHVDRMSMTGNGRTQIVDYLQGPRVSMTFDHETRRVFWADQGTGVIESISLDGYNRRALHSALAEPVSVAILDDEVFWTVKNSTRLFWSSKSKALSRNKGLTLGLPIAVGMMHLVTMNIPQASKNPHKCQEKNGGCSHVCLVETPETAVCRCPTGMILTNDKKTCVAETICSSGEFKCTDNSCIDNTSLCDGIDDCHDGGDEKNCTSSKPCNPDEFQCRDSSGCISPYKICDGIAQCFDSSDEANCADSTCDHLHFRCSSGRCIPVTWECDGEKDCVNGDDESDKCTRKTCPKSMFTCENQKCIDAELICNAVDDCEDSSDELHCNKEIARSSVHCAINEYTCAGSGQCIPMDKRCDGEMDCPKNDDEHHCSHCMRDEFACGNLNCIPKMWMCDDQDDCGDNSDEKGCDVHKQWHLDTKQYDGPCPEFRCNDTGRCLKWEYVCDGLNDCFDGSDEGDGCSTSCSGNNVCEQVCQRTPRGPACWCRKGFTVGKNGKSCDDVDECRSNVCSQVCTNTVGSYECACFSGYVLRADRTTCKVINGSMEFITATRDDIRRIPASLEVIEVIHRQPQVDVTGLDVNVHKSSLYWSSELLGTIHEFNLGTREHRRISNIGRPRVLAVDWITDNVYYFDTEKPKAIKVCNINETKCAVIVKLEDPGDILSMAIDPKNGFVFWAQMKFADLDRATSEIWRADLDGENSMSIAGDGLGIVSGITIDHEREMIYWVDAVRHVVQRATLEGKEVEVFMQEEVHQPVGINVFEDAVYWLIGTSGIMQKCLLTGERKCVQIPLKSNNVEGLFAILHGSRQPMGINHCEGHSCNYMCVHSQGIPRCICHDGVEQDVDNVCPYSDISDIRFDSNSLLREKHQGFEKTKRQAGPLTGIVITLILGVVVLSAYWYYQKHKIEIRNKYDLSIHFQNPSFENSPGITSDYVLPIIPPGEHEYENPLNIHAKLHPVSAGKHNSKQSLELMNSDHSDGEVINDDLGYKTHLIKP, from the exons ATGGCAAGAATCAACTTGATATTTACCTGTGTCCTGTGTTTATGTTATCAAGCGATAT CCTCGGAGTATTGCAAGCCTCCGGACTGGTTTCAATGTAAGAACACCAGGTGCGTTTCCTCCTCTTTTCGTTGCGACGGTGACAACAATTGCGGAGATTTCTCCGACGAGCGAGACTGCTTGGACACCCCCGATTCACCGCCAACCCCAGAGCCGAAGCAATGCAGCCCCGATGAATTCAGATGCAACAACGGCAACTGCATTCCGCTGACAAAATTCTGCAACAACATCAACGACTGTTACGATAACAGCGACGAGCACGAGGACTGCACCGCAAACAAGACCTGCATCGCAAATGAATTTCGCTGCTTCGACGGCCACTGCGTCCAGGAGCGATGGGTGTGCGATGGCCAAGTGGATTGTCCGGACCATTCCGACGAGTACAACTGCACCCGCCATCCCCCAGAGAACTGCACCCTAGCCAACGGCTTCTACAAATGCAACAACAACCGCTGCATCCCCCTGAACTCCACCTGCAGCAGCTTCAACGAGTGCGGCGACAACTCCGACGAGAACAGCACCCTCTGCAACACCGCCCTGGAGGCATGCAAGAAGGCCAACTGCAGTCACAGCTGTCAGCCAACTCCCAGAGGTCCAGCATGCACCTGCCCGCCAGGATATCGTATGATTAACGCGACCTGCGAGGACATAAACGAGTGCCTGGAGAATCCTCAGCTCTGCGATCAGCACTGCATCAACGAACCCGGAACGTATTCCTGTCTCTGCGACATAGCCTACGATCTTCAAGACGATCACCGCACCTGCAAGGTCGCGAAAGATCGAGGAGATGCTCTCCTGGTATTCTCCTCAAAGACAGAAATCCGCGGTTTCTACCTTTCGGACAATGAAGTCTACTTTCCCATTGCCACTAACCTGAGGCACGTGGTGGCTGTCTCCCTGGATGCAACGTATATCTACTGGTCGGACATAAAAACGGGAGACGAGGCGATCTTCCGGGCTTTCGAGGACGGCCAGAAAGCCGAGGTAATTGTCAGCGCCGGTCTAGGAGTTCCCGAGGAAATAGCTGTCGACTGGATAACTGGGAATATCTACTTCACCGATAGCCTGTACAAACGTATCGGAGTCTGCACCAACTCAGGATCCCACTGCGCTGTCATCATAACGGAGGACACTGACAAGCCCCGAGGACTTGCTCTGCACCCAGCGACTGGAGAATTGTACTGGAGTGACTGGGGAGACCGGCCCCACATCTCCAGGGCCGAGATGAATGGGAAAGCAATGGTGCCGATGGTGACTGAAGGCCTTGGCTGGCCCAACGGCCTCACCATCGACTATCCCAACGCAAGGCTCTACTGGGTTGATGCCAAAATGAGGATCATTGAGTCGGTTAATCTTGATGGTACTGACAGGAGAGCTGTCCTCCGCACTGTCGCCACTCATCCATTTTCCATAGTTGTCTTTGAAGACAGATTATTTTGGAGCGACTGGAAGACCAAGAGCATTCATCACTGCAACAAGTTCACTGGCAAGGGAGAGAAAACTCTGCTGGAGAAAGTGGACGAGATTTATGGAATTCATATCTATCATTCTGTTCTCAAACCTGATCATCACAATCCCTGCAATTTACACGAGTGCGAGGGAGTTTGCTTGTTGGCTGCTAATCACACGCACACGTGTGCCTGCAGTCCTGATAGGACACTTGGAAATGATGGGAAGAGCTGTCAGCGACTGAAAGATGCTAAACATCAGCATTTGGTCATCGCCACTGGCAGATTCTTCCTCGATTATTATCATCAGATTCTGGGAAAGCCTGAGGTAAAGGGACATTACACGTTCCAGGACATTAGCAGTGCCACTTATGATCCTATTCGGGAGTCCATCATCGTCGTGGATCAGAAGTCGCAGACCGTCAACAGGTTCAAACCCTCTTCGGAGGAATACTCGAGACTCTTTGAAGTTACTCATCAAGTCATCGGAGGAATGGCGTTCGATCACCTAGGGAATAATCTGTACTGGTCTGATGTGGAGCGCAAGATCATCGTCATCAGGAGCTTGACAACTTCCAATGAGACACTCCTTCGTTTCACCGAACAGCCATCAAGTATTTTGCTCATACCAGAGATTGGCACGATGTACGTGACCTTCTGCTCAACCTCGACGTGTCATGTTGACCGAATGTCGATGACCGGTAATGGAAGAACTCAGATTGTGGACTATCTCCAAGGCCCCCGAGTCTCCATGACCTTCGATCACGAGACGAGGCGAGTCTTCTGGGCCGATCAGGGGACTGGCGTCATCGAGAGCATCTCCTTAGACGGATACAACAGAAGGGCCTTGCACTCCGCTCTGGCTGAACCCGTCAGTGTGGCTATCCTCGATGACGAGGTCTTCTGGACGGTGAAGAATAGCACACGTCTCTTCTGGTCGAGCAAATCCAAGGCCCTCAGCAGGAATAAAGGGCTGACGCTGGGCCTTCCGATCGCTGTGGGCATGATGCACCTCGTCACCATGAATATTCCTCAGGCATCGAAAAACCCTCACAAATGTCAGGAGAAAAATGGTGGCTGCTCGCACGTGTGCCTGGTCGAGACTCCAGAGACAGCCGTGTGCAGGTGTCCAACGGGGATGATCTTGACCAACGACAAGAAGACCTGCGTGGCGGAGACCATATGCTCTTCAGGAGAATTCAAATGTACCGACAACAGCTGCATTGATAACACCAGTTTGTGTGATGGAATTGATGACTGTCACGACGGAGGTGATGAGAAAAACTGCACGTCCTCGAAGCCCTGTAATCCTGATGAATTTCAGTGCAGAGACTCATCAGGATGCATCTCCCCGTATAAGATCTGCGATGGAATCGCTCAGTGCTTCGACTCCTCCGACGAAGCGAATTGTGCAGACAGCACCTGCGATCACCTTCATTTCCGGTGTTCCTCAGGTCGATGTATCCCTGTCACATGGGAGTGCGACGGCGAAAAGGACTGTGTCAATGGAGACGACGAGAGCGACAAGTGCACCAGGAAGACATGCCCCAAATCGATGTTCACGTGCGAAAATCAGAAGTGCATCGATGCTGAACTCATCTGCAACGCTGTCGATGACTGTGAGGACTCCAGCGATGAGTTGCACTGCAATAAGGAGATCGCAAGGTCGTCGGTGCACTGTGCGATCAATGAATACACGTGTGCAGGGAGTGGACAGTGCATTCCCATGGACAAGAGGTGCGACGGAGAGATGGACTGCCCTAAGAACGACGACGAGCATCACTGCAGCCACTGCATGAGGGATGAGTTCGCTTGCGGGAATTTGAACTGCATTCCGAAGATGTGGATGTGCGATGATCAGGACGACTGCGGTGATAACTCAGATGAGAAGGGTTGCGATGTTCATAAACAGTGGCACCTCGACACCAAGCAATACGATGGCCCTTGTCCTGAGTTCAGGTGCAACGACACCGGAAGGTGTCTCAAGTGGGAGTACGTCTGCGACGGTTTGAATGACTGCTTCGATGGCTCTGACGAGGGGGATGGCTGCTCCACTAGTTGCTCAGGGAACAATGTCTGCGAGCAGGTATGTCAGAGGACACCAAGGGGACCGGCCTGCTGGTGCAGGAAGGGCTTCACAGTTGGAAAAAATGGCAAGAGCTGTGATGATGTTGATGAATGCAGGAGCAACGTCTGCTCTCAGGTGTGCACCAACACAGTCGGGTCATACGAGTGCGCTTGTTTCTCCGGGTATGTCCTGCGGGCAGACAGAACCACCTGCAAGGTCATCAATGGATCCATGGAGTTCATAACAGCTACGAGAGACGACATCAGGCGTATCCCTGCGTCCTTAGAAGTTATCGAAGTTATTCATAGACAGCCACAGGTTGATGTCACTGGCCTCGATGTTAACGTTCACAAGTCCTCATTGTACTGGAGTTCAGAACTTCTAGGAACTATTCACGAGTTCAATCTTGGGACGAGGGAGCACAGGAGAATCAGCAACATTGGAAGACCGAGGGTTTTGGCTGTTGACTGGATCACTGATAATGTCTACTACTTTGATACTGAGAAGCCCAAGGCCATTAAAGTCTGCAATATCAATGAGACCAAGTGTGCTGTCATCGTCAAGCTGGAAGATCCTGGAGACATCCTGTCGATGGCCATTGATCCGAAGAATGGATTCGTATTTTGGGCGCAGATGAAGTTTGCGGATTTAGATAGAGCGACCAGCGAAATTTGGAGGGCTGATCTCGATGGTGAGAACTCCATGAGCATTGCTGGGGATGGGCTGGGGATCGTCTCGGGAATCACCATCGATCATGAGAGGGAAATGATCTACTGGGTTGATGCGGTTCGGCATGTTGTGCAGAGAGCGACACTCGAGGGGAAGGAGGTGGAGGTCTTCATGCAGGAGGAGGTGCATCAGCCAGTGGGGATTAATGTGTTTGAGGACGCTGTTTATTGGCTGATTGGGACCTCTGGTATTATGCAGAAGTGCTTGCTGACGGGAGAGAGGAAGTGTGTGCAGATACCATTGAAGAGTAACAATGTCGAGGGACTTTTTGCTATTCTTCATGGCTCCAGACAGCCGATGG GTATCAACCATTGCGAGGGTCACAGTTGTAATTATATGTGTGTGCATAGTCAGGGGATTCCCCGGTGCATTTGTCACGATGGCGTGGAACAAGATGTAGACAACGTATGCCCATATTCCGACATTTCGGATATCAGGTTTGATTCTAATTCACTTCTTCGCGAGAAACACCAGGGCTTTGAAAAGACTAAACGCCAAGCGGGACCACTCACAGGCATCGTCATTACCCTTATTCTAGGGGTTGTTGTGCTATCTGCCTATTGGTATTATCAGAAACACAAGATCGAAATTCGTAATAAATACGATTTGAG cATTCACTTTCAAAATCCATCATTCGAAAATAGCCCAGGAATAACCAGTGATTACGTATTGCCGATAATTCCCCCAGGCGAGCATGAGTACGAAAATCCATTGAATATTCACGCGAAATTACACCCAGTATCGGCCGGAAAACACAACTCCAAGCAATCCCTGGAACTGATGAACTCCGATCACTCCGATGGTGAAGTTATCAACGATGATCTTGGATACAAAACACATTTAATCAAGCCATAA